A window from [Limnothrix rosea] IAM M-220 encodes these proteins:
- the lpxD gene encoding UDP-3-O-(3-hydroxymyristoyl)glucosamine N-acyltransferase, which produces MNVSDIVKALPPGLIIDHSLADDPDISGVAAVDEAIATEMSYIEGGKFAAMVGTTGAKALVLPNDKDLQQQAAERGIAWVSTKAPRLLFAAVIQIFYKPFRPEPGIHPTAIIDPTATVGEDVSIGAHVVIYPNAKIGDRSCIMANAVVYPDVEIGENCLLHANCTIHERVKIGNNCVIHSGAVIGAEGFGFVPSPTGWFKMEQSGIVVLEDGVEIGCNSAVDRPAVGETRIKSDTKLDNLVHVAHGCVVGSNSALAAQVGLAGGVTVGNRVLLGGQVGVANEAVIGDGAIATAQTGINNKVAAGEIVSGSPAVPNAVYLKASAIYKRLPEMYKAFRKLTK; this is translated from the coding sequence ATGAATGTTTCTGACATTGTTAAGGCTCTACCGCCTGGTCTCATTATTGATCATTCTTTGGCGGATGATCCTGATATTTCGGGAGTTGCTGCGGTGGATGAGGCGATCGCCACCGAGATGAGCTATATCGAAGGGGGCAAATTTGCGGCAATGGTGGGCACGACTGGGGCTAAGGCTTTGGTGCTGCCGAACGATAAAGATTTACAACAACAGGCTGCGGAACGAGGTATTGCTTGGGTTAGTACGAAAGCGCCGAGATTATTATTTGCGGCTGTCATTCAGATTTTTTATAAACCTTTTCGACCGGAACCCGGCATTCATCCCACTGCAATTATCGATCCCACTGCAACGGTTGGTGAGGATGTCTCCATTGGCGCTCATGTGGTGATTTATCCGAATGCGAAGATCGGCGATCGCTCCTGCATTATGGCGAACGCTGTAGTTTATCCCGATGTGGAAATTGGCGAAAACTGTTTACTCCATGCCAATTGCACAATTCATGAGCGAGTAAAAATTGGCAATAATTGCGTGATTCATAGTGGTGCGGTCATTGGCGCAGAAGGTTTTGGTTTTGTGCCGAGTCCGACGGGTTGGTTCAAGATGGAACAGTCGGGAATCGTAGTGCTGGAAGATGGCGTGGAAATTGGCTGCAATTCCGCGGTGGATCGTCCTGCTGTCGGTGAAACGCGCATTAAATCTGATACGAAGCTGGATAATTTAGTTCACGTTGCCCACGGTTGTGTCGTTGGTTCTAATTCTGCTTTGGCGGCTCAGGTGGGTTTGGCTGGCGGCGTAACCGTCGGTAATCGAGTCTTACTCGGTGGTCAGGTGGGTGTTGCAAATGAAGCGGTGATTGGTGATGGGGCGATCGCCACAGCTCAGACAGGCATTAACAATAAAGTTGCAGCGGGGGAAATTGTTTCAGGAAGTCCAGCGGTTCCCAATGCCGTTTATCTTAAAGCTTCGGCTATTTATAAACGTTTGCCTGAAATGTACAAAGCCTTTCGCAAATTAACGAAATAG
- a CDS encoding dihydrolipoyl dehydrogenase family protein, translated as MAVDYDIVIIGGGSGGLVVASAAAQLKAKVALVEKNKLGGDCLWYGCVPSKSLIHAARVAHEVKEGHRVGIYTQPPQIKFTEAMGHVKKAIAAIEPNDSPERFEGLGVEVIFGSGQFTDKKTFEINGRKLTARAFVVSTGSSPAIPPVEGLKEAGFLTNEQVFSLTEQPKSLAVIGSGPIGCELGQSFHRLGTEVTLFASRDRLMPKEDPDAAAVIEQQFVREGLKILKKARLKRVEVIKGKKHLFTENDSQAAAIVDEILVATGRTPNVNSLNLKAAGVDYDKKGIHVNDKLQTTNSNIFACGDVIGGYQFTHVAGYEAVTVLQNALNPLPIFLKNIDYRVIPWATFTDPEVARVGMSEEQARKRYADVLVLKLPFAEVDRAQAEDATVGFNKIIVRKNGEILGAHMVGKMAGELIQEIVLAMANRLPVSALTGIHIYPTLTEINSKTGLLLSKKKYAENETLQNFLTKFFGFLRSM; from the coding sequence GTGGCTGTAGATTACGACATCGTCATTATTGGCGGCGGTTCTGGCGGTTTAGTGGTGGCCAGTGCTGCGGCTCAGCTGAAGGCAAAGGTTGCCCTCGTCGAGAAAAACAAACTCGGTGGCGATTGTCTTTGGTACGGCTGTGTCCCCAGTAAATCCCTGATTCACGCGGCGCGGGTTGCCCATGAAGTGAAAGAAGGTCATCGCGTTGGGATTTATACTCAGCCCCCTCAAATTAAATTCACCGAGGCAATGGGGCACGTCAAAAAGGCGATCGCCGCCATCGAGCCTAACGATTCCCCCGAAAGATTTGAAGGTCTGGGCGTTGAAGTAATCTTTGGTAGTGGACAATTTACCGACAAGAAAACCTTCGAAATAAACGGCCGCAAACTTACCGCCAGAGCATTTGTAGTTTCCACGGGGTCCAGTCCAGCCATTCCGCCCGTAGAAGGCCTCAAAGAAGCAGGATTTTTAACGAACGAGCAAGTTTTTTCCCTCACCGAACAACCCAAATCCCTTGCCGTCATTGGCTCTGGTCCCATCGGTTGCGAATTGGGTCAATCCTTCCATCGCCTCGGCACAGAAGTCACCCTCTTCGCCAGTCGCGATCGCCTGATGCCCAAAGAAGACCCCGATGCCGCCGCAGTAATTGAACAACAATTTGTGCGGGAAGGCTTAAAAATCCTCAAAAAAGCCCGTCTCAAACGAGTCGAAGTGATCAAAGGCAAAAAACACCTCTTCACAGAAAACGATTCCCAAGCAGCGGCGATCGTCGATGAGATTTTAGTAGCAACAGGCCGCACCCCTAATGTAAACTCCCTAAACCTAAAAGCCGCCGGAGTAGACTATGACAAAAAAGGCATCCACGTTAACGACAAACTACAAACCACCAACAGCAATATTTTTGCCTGTGGCGACGTGATCGGCGGCTACCAATTTACCCACGTAGCAGGCTACGAAGCCGTTACCGTACTGCAAAACGCCCTTAACCCATTACCCATTTTTCTGAAAAATATCGATTACCGCGTCATTCCCTGGGCAACCTTTACCGATCCTGAAGTGGCGCGGGTCGGCATGAGCGAAGAACAAGCCCGCAAACGTTATGCCGACGTACTTGTGCTCAAATTACCCTTTGCCGAAGTTGACCGCGCTCAGGCTGAAGATGCAACAGTCGGTTTTAACAAAATTATTGTCCGTAAAAACGGTGAAATCCTCGGTGCACACATGGTTGGCAAAATGGCCGGAGAGTTGATCCAAGAAATCGTTTTAGCAATGGCGAATCGACTGCCAGTCTCCGCCCTCACAGGCATCCACATTTATCCGACCCTCACAGAAATCAACAGCAAAACAGGTTTACTACTCTCAAAAAAGAAATACGCAGAGAATGAAACATTGCAAAACTTTCTAACTAAATTCTTTGGTTTCTTACGTTCAATGTGA
- a CDS encoding BsaWI family type II restriction enzyme, translating to MSYQLSSTEEKNLKDIQTAYYMPPVLQRIDLLLKEKIPKSYVFAFNKVYQILRESETEVRQIIQERKKQGKIKNVDQTVKSVVGNIFPRSIIYLFLQNKIVGNIKEDIFITSKPKQVKGFDEISIINIGDTDTQKPDCDLIIYSYHSDKFNKKNLRKCIILSLKTSMRERAAQTYKWKLLLEIANDQGCAVREKYGISYDVPQIPLICFVTVNFYNEINNPQQRGMLKFFDRAFLAKELSEPSDFINPMSDIVEFVNEEFTDR from the coding sequence ATGTCGTACCAACTTAGTTCTACGGAAGAAAAGAATCTTAAAGACATCCAAACAGCATACTATATGCCTCCAGTCTTGCAACGAATAGATCTTCTTCTAAAAGAGAAGATACCCAAATCTTATGTATTTGCATTTAATAAGGTTTATCAAATTCTTAGAGAATCTGAAACTGAGGTTCGACAAATTATACAAGAGCGTAAAAAGCAAGGAAAAATCAAAAATGTCGATCAAACAGTCAAGTCTGTTGTTGGTAATATATTTCCTCGTTCAATAATTTATCTTTTTTTACAGAACAAAATAGTTGGAAATATTAAAGAGGATATTTTTATTACGAGTAAACCCAAACAGGTGAAGGGTTTTGACGAAATTTCAATCATCAACATTGGGGATACCGATACACAAAAGCCAGATTGTGATTTGATTATCTATTCGTATCACAGCGATAAATTCAATAAAAAAAATCTAAGAAAATGCATTATCCTATCGCTAAAAACTTCCATGCGTGAGCGTGCCGCACAGACTTACAAGTGGAAATTGTTACTAGAAATTGCCAATGATCAAGGCTGTGCTGTACGAGAAAAATATGGAATTTCATATGATGTGCCACAAATTCCATTAATTTGTTTTGTGACAGTGAATTTTTATAATGAAATCAATAACCCTCAGCAAAGGGGTATGTTGAAATTTTTTGACCGTGCTTTTCTTGCAAAAGAATTATCCGAACCCTCAGATTTCATAAATCCGATGTCTGATATTGTCGAATTTGTAAATGAAGAGTTTACTGACAGATAA
- the dcm gene encoding DNA (cytosine-5-)-methyltransferase: MTSVNPYKFIDLFAGIGGFRLALDNLGCQCVFSSEWNKFSQQTYFANFGEQPHGDITQIHELEIPDHDILVGGFPCQPFSIAGVTKYNALGNKHGFDHPTQGTLFFDIVRIIKAKRPSAFILENVKNLQNHNKGKTFKIIRETLFQELGYQLYYQVIDARTVVPQNRKRIFIVGFREPVEFTFPHIEDQKPKAKVILEQNVPQKYTLSDKLWSYLQNYAAKHRAKGNGFGFGLMDFEGITRTLSARYYKDGSEILVPQEGKNPRRLTPRECARLMGFPENFIIPVSDNQAYRQFGNAVVPLIVEEVGKSVLDSLTNNILISPQQVIKQLSLF; encoded by the coding sequence GTGACCTCAGTAAATCCCTACAAATTCATAGATTTATTCGCTGGCATTGGTGGCTTTAGACTAGCACTTGATAATCTTGGTTGCCAATGTGTTTTTTCTTCAGAATGGAATAAATTCTCTCAACAAACTTACTTCGCAAATTTTGGGGAACAGCCCCATGGTGACATCACACAAATTCACGAATTAGAGATCCCAGACCACGATATTTTAGTAGGTGGTTTTCCTTGCCAGCCTTTTAGTATTGCCGGAGTCACTAAATACAATGCTCTTGGTAATAAACATGGATTTGATCACCCAACTCAAGGGACTTTATTTTTCGATATTGTTCGTATTATAAAAGCGAAGCGACCATCTGCTTTTATTCTTGAAAATGTCAAAAATCTACAGAATCATAACAAAGGAAAAACTTTTAAAATTATTAGAGAAACCCTTTTCCAAGAGCTAGGATATCAGCTTTATTACCAAGTAATTGATGCAAGAACTGTTGTCCCCCAGAATAGAAAAAGAATTTTTATTGTTGGATTTCGTGAACCAGTAGAATTCACTTTCCCACATATTGAAGATCAAAAGCCGAAAGCTAAAGTAATTTTAGAACAGAACGTTCCCCAAAAATATACCCTTAGCGACAAACTATGGTCATATTTGCAAAATTATGCCGCAAAACATAGAGCAAAAGGTAATGGTTTCGGATTTGGTTTAATGGACTTTGAAGGAATTACTAGAACATTGAGTGCAAGATATTATAAAGATGGTTCGGAAATTTTGGTTCCTCAAGAAGGTAAGAATCCTCGCAGACTCACCCCCAGAGAATGTGCTAGGTTAATGGGCTTTCCCGAGAATTTTATTATTCCAGTTTCTGACAACCAAGCTTATCGCCAATTTGGTAATGCAGTTGTCCCTCTAATTGTGGAAGAAGTTGGCAAGTCGGTACTAGACAGTTTGACAAACAATATTTTGATTTCACCTCAACAAGTTATTAAGCAACTTAGTCTCTTTTAA
- the dusB gene encoding tRNA dihydrouridine synthase DusB encodes MRITQAELEFWRSPLQIGNVTFTSRVLQAPLSGVTDLVFRRLVRRYAPQSMMYTEMVNAKEIHHLAELPRLMELDKDEHPVSIQLFDCRPDFMGEAAQKAVAEGAQTIDINMGCPVNKITKKGGGSSLLRQPAVAVEIVKAVVEAVDIPVTVKTRIGWKDDEITILDFARRLEDAGAMMLTVHGRTREQGYKGTAKWEWIRKVKEALMIPVIANGDIFSVDGAIACLQETGADGVMCSRGTLGYPFLVGEIDHFLRTGEKLPQPTAIEMMQCAKEHLDGLWEYKGQKGIFQSRKHLTWYCKGFPGAAELRDKLARIDSVEEGHSLLDGAIANLLARDQEFRIAPAESSVL; translated from the coding sequence ATGCGGATAACTCAAGCGGAATTAGAGTTTTGGCGATCGCCGCTCCAGATTGGCAATGTCACCTTCACTAGTAGGGTGTTGCAAGCGCCTTTGTCGGGGGTGACGGATCTGGTATTTCGGCGGTTGGTGCGTCGGTATGCGCCCCAGTCGATGATGTATACGGAAATGGTCAATGCTAAGGAAATTCATCATTTGGCGGAGTTGCCCCGGCTGATGGAACTGGATAAAGATGAACATCCGGTGAGTATTCAGTTATTTGATTGTCGGCCAGATTTTATGGGGGAGGCGGCGCAAAAGGCTGTGGCAGAAGGGGCGCAAACTATTGATATTAATATGGGTTGTCCGGTCAATAAAATCACGAAAAAAGGGGGCGGTAGTTCGTTATTGCGTCAACCGGCAGTGGCTGTTGAGATTGTGAAGGCGGTTGTTGAGGCGGTGGATATTCCAGTAACAGTGAAGACGCGCATCGGTTGGAAGGATGATGAGATTACAATCCTCGATTTTGCGCGGCGGCTGGAGGATGCGGGGGCGATGATGTTGACGGTGCATGGTCGGACGCGGGAACAGGGTTATAAGGGCACGGCGAAATGGGAATGGATTCGCAAGGTAAAAGAAGCGCTGATGATTCCGGTGATTGCCAATGGCGATATTTTCTCGGTGGATGGGGCGATCGCCTGTCTTCAGGAAACGGGGGCTGATGGGGTGATGTGTTCGCGGGGGACGTTGGGTTATCCATTTTTGGTGGGGGAAATTGACCATTTTTTACGGACTGGCGAAAAATTACCGCAACCGACGGCCATTGAAATGATGCAATGTGCGAAAGAACATCTCGATGGATTGTGGGAATACAAAGGTCAAAAGGGGATTTTTCAGTCTCGCAAACATCTGACTTGGTATTGCAAGGGTTTTCCCGGTGCGGCGGAACTGCGCGATAAATTAGCCCGTATTGATTCGGTAGAGGAAGGTCATAGTTTGCTGGATGGGGCGATCGCCAACCTCCTTGCGCGAGATCAAGAATTTCGCATTGCCCCTGCAGAAAGTTCGGTCTTGTAA
- a CDS encoding EAL domain-containing response regulator has translation MTTILIIEDDDIVRKLVRKILIQEGYKVMEAGDGNSGTKLAQEKQPDLIVCDIMMPQLNGYQVLELLQCNQETEAIPFIFLTAKAEKQFMRQGMQLGADDYLTKPFTKNELLGAISARLTKYSSLKQRYAGEAAPQVDSQLNQLTNHDALTNLPTQLALRDLFHQIVQSSLKASKNRVPGSPQQLYMVPVFCIGLDRFQRVIATLGYESATTLFQAIAQRLKEIMGSKGVIVRLSGDDFCLILNAVESKQSILNFAQTVIDGFKEPFSLEEQKIFVGMSIGVAIYPRDDLDISDLLQNANKAMLQSRQKGGNQYQLFTAAFNVGKSNLVSLETDLRYAIRRKEIKVHYQPKMDFQNGKITGAEALLRWYHPERGAVSPDTFIALAEEIGVIEEVGEFVLNKACQQLKIWQQNGLKDFQMSVNLSARQFNQLNLHQRLSRILIDNNIEPQDLQLELTESTLVQNAEVAIRRLKALKTLGVSIAIDDFGTGYSSLSYLQQFPFDVLKIDRSFVKNIHTNKANSAIITAIITMAHRLGLKVIAEGVESQEELDFLKKHGCDGMQGYLFSYPVSASEFSSSPFMGTNFQSDLI, from the coding sequence ATGACCACTATTCTCATTATTGAAGACGATGACATCGTCCGTAAGCTTGTCCGGAAAATCTTGATTCAGGAAGGCTACAAGGTAATGGAGGCTGGCGATGGTAACAGTGGCACTAAGTTGGCGCAGGAAAAACAGCCGGATCTGATTGTTTGTGACATTATGATGCCCCAGCTCAATGGCTATCAAGTTTTAGAATTGTTGCAATGTAATCAAGAAACTGAGGCAATTCCATTTATTTTTCTCACGGCAAAGGCTGAAAAGCAGTTCATGCGTCAGGGGATGCAGCTAGGAGCTGATGATTATTTAACGAAACCTTTTACAAAGAATGAATTGTTGGGGGCAATATCTGCCCGTTTAACGAAATATTCGTCTTTGAAGCAGCGTTATGCGGGTGAAGCAGCGCCGCAGGTTGATTCGCAACTGAACCAACTCACTAATCATGATGCTCTGACTAATCTTCCCACCCAGTTGGCTTTACGGGATTTATTTCATCAGATTGTACAAAGTAGTCTTAAGGCTTCAAAAAATCGAGTTCCGGGCTCTCCCCAGCAGCTCTATATGGTGCCGGTGTTTTGTATTGGTTTAGATCGGTTTCAGCGGGTCATCGCGACGTTAGGCTATGAGTCGGCCACGACATTGTTTCAGGCGATCGCCCAGCGGCTCAAAGAGATTATGGGTTCCAAGGGCGTTATCGTTCGACTCAGTGGCGATGATTTTTGTTTAATTTTAAATGCCGTTGAAAGTAAGCAATCAATCTTGAATTTTGCCCAAACTGTAATCGATGGCTTTAAGGAGCCTTTTTCCTTAGAAGAACAAAAGATTTTTGTGGGCATGAGTATCGGTGTTGCCATTTATCCAAGGGATGATTTAGATATTAGCGACCTGTTGCAAAATGCTAATAAAGCAATGTTGCAATCCCGCCAGAAAGGGGGTAATCAATATCAGCTATTTACGGCAGCTTTTAATGTTGGCAAATCTAATCTTGTTTCCCTAGAAACTGATCTTCGTTATGCGATTCGGCGTAAAGAGATTAAAGTTCATTACCAACCAAAAATGGATTTTCAAAATGGCAAAATCACAGGTGCTGAGGCTTTATTGCGTTGGTATCACCCAGAGCGGGGTGCTGTTTCACCCGATACGTTTATTGCTTTAGCGGAAGAAATTGGTGTCATTGAAGAAGTTGGAGAATTTGTTCTTAATAAAGCTTGCCAGCAGTTAAAAATTTGGCAGCAAAATGGTCTTAAGGATTTTCAGATGTCTGTTAATCTATCGGCACGTCAGTTTAATCAGCTTAATCTCCACCAACGTCTGAGCCGTATTTTAATTGACAATAATATCGAACCTCAAGATTTACAGTTAGAGCTGACTGAAAGTACTTTGGTGCAAAATGCTGAGGTGGCAATTCGTCGTTTAAAAGCCCTTAAAACCCTTGGGGTTTCTATTGCTATTGATGATTTTGGCACAGGTTATTCTTCGTTGAGCTATCTGCAACAATTCCCCTTTGATGTTTTAAAAATTGATCGTTCTTTTGTGAAAAATATTCATACGAATAAGGCTAATTCAGCCATTATTACGGCGATTATTACGATGGCTCACCGCCTCGGTCTAAAGGTTATTGCGGAAGGTGTGGAAAGTCAGGAGGAGCTAGATTTTCTTAAAAAACATGGTTGTGATGGGATGCAGGGCTATCTCTTTAGTTATCCTGTCAGTGCGAGTGAGTTTTCGAGTTCGCCTTTTATGGGGACTAATTTTCAAAGTGATTTGATTTAA
- a CDS encoding TerD family protein gives MSINLKKGQGISLKKAAPSLNAGFIGLGWDIKQQGGMDFDLDASVFMLGTNGKLISDQHFIFYNNLTSPDPDKSVKLMGDNRTGAGEGDDEVLIIDFRKIPADVVQIAIAVSIYEGEERKQNFGSVQNAFVRLVDVETKKEVLRYSLQQQFSTETALIMANVARENSEWRLNAIGDAYQGGLQTLLDRFQ, from the coding sequence ATGAGCATTAATCTAAAAAAAGGACAAGGAATCTCCCTCAAAAAAGCTGCCCCGAGCCTCAACGCCGGCTTTATCGGTCTAGGCTGGGACATCAAACAACAGGGCGGTATGGACTTTGACCTTGATGCCTCAGTATTCATGCTGGGAACGAACGGTAAGCTCATATCCGATCAGCATTTCATTTTTTACAATAACTTGACCAGTCCCGATCCCGACAAATCCGTCAAACTGATGGGCGACAATCGTACCGGCGCAGGAGAAGGCGATGACGAAGTTTTAATCATTGATTTTCGGAAAATTCCCGCAGATGTCGTTCAAATTGCGATCGCCGTATCTATCTACGAAGGAGAAGAACGTAAACAAAACTTTGGCTCCGTCCAAAACGCCTTTGTCCGTCTAGTAGACGTCGAAACAAAAAAAGAAGTACTGCGCTACTCACTCCAACAACAATTCTCCACAGAAACCGCATTAATTATGGCAAATGTTGCCCGCGAAAACAGTGAATGGCGACTGAACGCAATTGGTGATGCTTACCAAGGAGGCCTACAAACATTACTTGACCGGTTCCAATAA
- a CDS encoding putative quinol monooxygenase translates to MATADTTCSVYPHFNVPQENLDTFLELCKCFVEKTKKEQKCLHYGFSVNGSEVRCREAHSDAEGVLFHLANTGGILNQALEISELVCLEVHGSDSELAKLKAPLQNFNVQYFSSKYEFWN, encoded by the coding sequence ATGGCAACAGCAGACACAACTTGTTCTGTCTATCCTCACTTCAATGTCCCCCAAGAAAACTTAGACACTTTCTTGGAGCTATGTAAATGTTTTGTTGAAAAAACGAAAAAAGAGCAAAAATGCCTGCACTATGGCTTTAGCGTTAATGGCTCTGAAGTTAGATGTCGAGAAGCCCATAGCGATGCAGAAGGGGTATTGTTTCATCTGGCAAATACGGGTGGTATTTTAAATCAAGCCTTAGAAATTTCGGAACTGGTGTGCTTAGAGGTGCATGGTAGTGATAGTGAACTAGCAAAATTAAAAGCGCCATTGCAAAATTTTAATGTGCAATATTTTTCCTCTAAATACGAGTTTTGGAATTAG